The genomic segment CGACTTCTGGAGCGGGCAGCGAGCAGGAGAGCGAAGGGGGTCGGCCGTGTGGCGGGGCCGATGAGGTCGGTGTTGCACGGATTGCGGGCCCAGTCCACTTGGTTGTCGAGGCCACGCGCCATGGTGCATCGGGCCGGACTCGTTACACCGGCAGGATGGCGTCCCGAGGGGTGGGGGCGGTGCCCGCACCCCGGACAGGTCTCGATCAGTAGCCGGGAGCGGCGGGTGCAGGCGAAACTCCAAGGACTGCGCCAGGACGACAGCCAACGGCCGCCACTCTCTGCAAGACACGTGGGGCAGTACCGGCTGCCCTTGTGCCGGCGCCAGTGGGGCGGGGAAGCGAGGCCGCGTGTCTGATGACGGAGGTTCACCGTGATCTTGTCGAACGGTTCGAGGGTCATCCCGCGCAGCACCTGCGGCTCCACGCCGGTGCGCCGGGCGAGGGCCTACAGATCCTCGGGAAGGAGCTTGGTCATCAGGCGCTCGGGGCGGACGCGCGGTAGGTCGACGAAGGCCAGGAAGTCGCGGGAAGTGACGATGAGTTGGCGAGAGTACTCCTCGATCCAGCTGTCGAGCGCCTCCGCCCGGCAGGGGCGCCACGGCCAGCGACAGCCGCTCTCGCGGGAAAGGGATCGGCCCGTTCACGCGCGCCCCTGGCAGCCCGGCCAGGCCGTGTCGTCAGCAGGCCCTCTTCCAGAGCCACCATGAGTTCGCGGCGGGCGCTCTCCGCGCCACATCGTTTTTGACCTTGTCCATCAGTGCGCTGGTCAAACGCTCTTCCTGGGTGCGTACGGCACGGCGGCAGCCTCTGGCGATCAACGTCATCAGCGAGGCGAAGTGACCGGTGGAACGGGCGTACAGGTAGTCGGACAGGTCATAGGCGAGCATCCCCCGGCAGCGACGGCGGCAACTGCCTTGCAGTCGCTTACCCATGGCGCAAGTCGACCTATAGCGGCGACGAGGGCGCCAGTGCCTCGAAGTCGCCTACCACTGGCACAAGTCGACCCACAGCAGCGAGGAGGGCGGCGCCTGCGTAGAGGTCGCCACCCACCCGGCGGCCGTACACGTCCGCGACTCCAAGAACCCCGACGGCCCCACCCTCACCCTGCACCCCACCACCTGGTCGGCCTTCGCCACACACATCGCCACCTGAGCACCACGCCTCACCCAGCACGCTCAAGAGCCTCAGCTCCCCGCCTGCGGCCCCGGTCCGCGACAGCCGGGGCCGCACGGCCCGTGCTCGACGGGTACGTCCCGCCACGGAACACCGTCCGCAACCCGGAACCGTACGCCGCCGACCAGTGCCGCCGGGGCCGGACGGGCGGCCGTCCCGCCCCGCCCCGCCCCGCCCCGCCTGAAGCGACATCACCGTCTCTCAGCGGTGACCGGCAAGAACGTGGCGTTCGCGGCTCGCGAGCGCGCCGGCCCACATCTGCAGGACGAGCAAGCCGATGAGCGCCATGAGTGGGACGCCCCAGCCCTGCGTCGCGGTGTGCAGTGCGCCGAGGCCGACGGGGCCAAGTCCTGCCAGGAGGTAGCCGAATCCCTGGGCCATCATCGAGACGTGGCCGGTGTGCCTGGCGTCGGGCGAGCGCCAGACGATGTACGTGAGGGACAAACTGAGGGAAGCGCCTTGGCCGAGTCCGAGCATGGTCATCCACACGTACGCCCCCGGCAGGGGGGCCGCGGCCAGACCGACGAAGGCCGCACCGGTCAGCACCACGGCGACCGCGACGGGAAGCCACGCCGGACGGGTCCGTTTGGCGATCGCGGGCGTCACGAGTGAGGCGGCGATACCGAGAAAGGCCGAGTACGACAGCATCCAGCCGGCCGAATGCGCGTCCATACCCGCGTCCTGGAACAGGGTCGGGACCCAGGTGAGGGCCGCGTAGAAGCTCATGCTCTGGAGACCCATGAGCGCGGTCACGGCGATGGCGACCGGATCGCGCGTGAGAGCGCGGACGGAGGGCTCGCCGACGTCGGACGGGGCATCGGCGACCACATGGGTCCGAGGGTCACGGACGGGGGTGTGCCGCAACTGCGGGACGAGGACGAGGAAGGCGACGAGGGCGAGAACCGCCCACAGTGCCAGAGTGGGTCGCCACCCGCCGCCGACCAAGGAGAGCAACGGCACCGTGGCGCCCGAGGCGAGGGCGGCGCCGGCGGAGAGCGCGGTCGAGTACAGACCCATCATCAGGCCGACGCGGTGGGAGAAGTCCCGCTTGATCGCGGCCGGCATGATGACGTTGGCGATCGCGATCGACGCACCGACGATGACGGTGCCGATGAAGAGCCCGGCGAGGCTGGGCAGGAGACGCAGGGCGATGCCGGCGGCGAGCGCGATCATCGCCGCTCCGAGGAGTCGATGCAGGCCCAGTCGGCGGCTCAGTGCCGGGGTCACAAAGGCGAAGGCGCCGAATGCGACGACAGGGATGGTGGTGAGGAGGCTGACGACGACTTCGGAGAGGCCGAGGTCTGCCTGGATGTCCGAGAGCACCGGACCGATCGAGGCGACGCCGATGCGCAGGTTGAACGCAGCCGCGAGGAGGCCGACTGCCAACACGACGGTGCTGAGCCTGCCGCGGGCGCCTCTACCGGGCCGTGTTCGCGGGGCCGGTTCCTGGAGGAGGTTGGACACGCTGGTTGTCCTTTCGATCCCCGATCGGCCGGGGAGGGGGCCTTGGGTGGCGCGAGGTCGTCGCCGGGCATGTGGCGCCGAGCCACGACCACAGTCCATCCGAGGACGACCGAGGCGGACAACTGATAACCTGACCGAGGATGCCTGAAAACCGCCACGAGTCGATGCGGCTCGGACACGTCTTCCGCGAACACGTCCTCCTGCTCGGGCACGACGAGCGAACACCCGAGCACACGCACACTCGCGGACATCTGGTGTACCCGGCCACGGGAGTGCTCTCGCTCGTGACCCCGGGAGGTTCGTGGATCGCCCCGTCGAATCGGGTCGTATGGATTCCCGCGAACTTCGAGCACCGGCATCGCGCCCACGGCCGGACCGACATGCGCATCGTCTTCATGGCGCCGAGCCTGGCCGCCCTGCTCCCTGAGCATCCTGCGGTGCTCGTCATGACGCCGCTCGCGCGCGAGGCCATCTTGTCCCTGACCGGCTCCGAGCGCCGCCCTCCGGGCGCCCGCTCGCGTCTGCGCCGGGTGATCATCGACGACATCACCACCGCGCCCGAACAGCCGCTGCATCTTCCCGAGCCCCACGACGACCGGCTCCGGGCCGTTGTCGCTCTTGTGAAGGAGGGGATGTCAACCCCTCTCACGCTCAGCCATCTGGGACATCGGGTGGGCGCCAGCGAACGCACACTCAGCAGGCTCTTCCAGCAGGAGACCGGAATGAGCTTCCCCCAGTGGCGCACACAGCTTCGCGTCCACCACGCACTCCTCCTGCTCACCGCCGAGGTCTCGGTGACCAACACGGCGATCGCCTGCGGATGGGCGAATCCGAGCGCCTTCATCGACGCGTTCACGACACTTGTCGGACAGACACCCGGTCAGTACCAGCGCTCGCTCCGGGAAGACGCGAAGACGGCTCGACCCGGGGACAACCTCCCCACCGGACCCACCGGACTTCGGGGCACACCGCAGGCACCCTGCCCCGAGACGTGACCCCTGGCCGGTGTCAGAGTGGGTTGAGACGGGCCTTGAGCAGGCAGAACACATTGCCTTCGGGGTCGGTCAGGACGTGCCACTGCTCCTCCCCCGTCTGGCCGATGTCCGCCGGGCGCGCACCGAGCTTCAGCAGGCGTTCGAGTTCGGCGCCCTGATCGCGGTCGGTGGCGTTGACGTCGATGTGCAGCCGGGACTTCCCCGGCTCCGGCTCATCCCTGCGACTGAGGATGATCGTCGGCTGCGGACCGCCGAACCCCCCGCGCGGCCCGATCTCCAGCGTGCCGTCGTCCTCGCGATCGAGCACGACGAAGTCCAGGACCTCGCACCAGAACCGCGCCAGCACCTCGGGGTCGCGGCAACCGAGCACGAGTTCACTGATACGACATGCCATGGACGGAACCTGCTCTCAGCCGGGGAACTGTCGGGAAACCGCCGGGAAGACCACACGCGAACCTCAAGGGCTCCCATGCGGTGAAAACGATCCCGCGACCGTACCGAACGAGGCGAGCACGGGCGAACCGTTTTCCGGGCCGGCCCTGTCCGGGCAGCCGGGCAGCCGGGCAGCCGGGCAGCCGCGCAGGGCCGTCGGCCAGGCGGCGGGGAAGCCGACTTCGGGAGGACCGCCCCATCGAGGAGTGCCGTGCCCGCAGCGCGGGCCGCCATCCGTGCCCGCAGCGGCACTCGTACGGCCCGGTTCTCGATTTACGGACGAATACGCACACCGTCCCGAACGGCCGAATCGTTACATCCGCAACGCCTGACCAGGGCATCCGGGCAGGATCGCGCGGCGAACGCGCAGGACGTTGGCCGGTCGGCCCCCGTACGGCGGAAGAATGATGGCCAATTGCACCCTTGGTCCGAACCACGGCGGGACGGAAGTATGTCCGGCGTTGACAGACCGTCCACAAGACAGGGGTCATCCGTGTTGTCACGCATCGCCATCGCAACTGCAACCATCCTGACGGCGGCCGTCGCCGGAACCGCCACCGCCAATGCCGCACCGGCACATCCCGCCGGCAACTGCGTCGTCAACGTCGAGACCGGGAAGTCCCAGTGTTTCGGGACGTTCCGTGAGGCCATCGCGTCCACCACGCACGGCCGCATAACCGACGCCCCGCTGTCCGCCAAGGACATCGACCAGAACCTGGTCGCGCGGCTCAAGGCGTCGTCCAACGCCCTGGGCCCGCAGGACGTCCAGTTCGGCATCGTCTACAAGGACTCGAACTACGGCGGCACGTCCGTCACGTACAGCGCCAGTGTCGGCTGCCAGAGCGGAAACGGCCGGGATTACCAGGCCAACATCGGCGGCAGCATGGACAACGCGGTCAGCTCGCTCACCACGGTGAGCTGCTGGCTGGAGCTGTGGGACTCCCCGAACACGGGCGGCACGCACCAGGAGTACCAGCAGTCGACCTCGTACGTCGGGGACGCGATGAACGACCGGGCGTCCTCGATCGCCTTCCTGTAGGAACCGCCGTCCGGCACATGCGGCCGTGAACGGAACACCAGGCGCTCGGCCGGGACTTCCCGGCCGAGCGCTTCACGTGGACGGTCCCTCGCACCGCGTGTCCGCTCCGGCAGGCCGTGCCGACCGTCCGCTCCGTCCGCTCCGTCCGGCAAGGAAGACATCAGCGCGGTCGCAGACATCACCGTGGCCGCAGACATCACCCCGGCCGGTTCGGCCACGCGGCCGTACGCCCGCCGGAGACGCCCCCCACGCAACCCCGCCGCCCCCGGATGTCAGCCCTTGGGCCCCTTGGTCACGACTGTGGAACCACTGTCCTGGTCGACGGGAGTGACGACCGCCGCCAGACCACGCGCCTTCTCCTCCGGCGACGCATCGGCGAGGTGGACCACGGACCCGCCCAGAGCGAGCACCGCCGCTCCCAGCAGTACGGCTGCCGGCACCCGGCCTGAAGATCTCCGCCTCATCGCAATCCCCTCGTGTTCGGCCCTGTTGCTCTTCCCGCCGCCCGAGGACCGTCCGAAAGGCATCCCGGGCGCCTCCCGAGCGTAACCCCCGCTCCCGCCAACTCACCCCCGTCGGTGGCGAATTGGTCCGCTCCGGCGGGTCACTCCGAAGGATCGGTGAGTCACCCGGGCGCGGCTCGGCCGCCGCACCCGCCGATCATCCGAAGCCGACCTGCTCCAGCCAGGAGTCGAGCAGCCGCTCGTCGCCGAGGACTTCGACGCCCTCGCCGCGGACGGGTCGTCGGCGGTAGACGGCCAGCAGCAGGTCGGTCAGCGGGCCGCGCACGGCCACGGCGGCCTTCTCGTGCGCGCGGCGCCAGGTGATGGTGTCGCCCGTGAGGTCGACCAGCCACTCCGCTGCCGCTTCCGGCGCGGTGTCGGTGGCGTGGAGGTGCACGGTCCGTCCGGGGCCGAGCAGTTCGCGCAGCCCGGAACGGATGTCGAGCATCACGGGCAGCGAACCCAGCTCCATCCACTCGTCGAGGGCGTCGAGGGCGACCTCCTCGGCGACGGTGAACTCCGCGCCGAGCGCCAGGAACGCGTCGGCCCGGTGGATCACCGTCTCGTGCGTGAAGCGCCGGGCGAGGAACGCCGTCGTTCCCCCGGGGACCGGGGACCACACCTCCGCGTCGGGCCCGGCGGCGCTCAGCGTGTCCGCCAGGCGCTCGGCGCCCTCGGTGAGCCAGGGGCCGAGCAGGGCGGGGTCCTCGTCGGTGTAGGCGGACAGGTCACGGAAGTGGTCGTCGGGGGGAGGCTGGGTCGCGCGGGTCCGCGCGATCTCCTCGGCCCAGCGCTGGGCACCACCGAGGTGCCGCAGCAACTGGCCGACGTTCCAGCCGGGACAGGAGGGCACCGGAAGCGTCAGGTCCGCGTCCTCGACGCGGGACGCCAACAACCCGGTCTGCGCGACGATTTCGGCACAGTGGCGGCCGTAACTCAGGTTGGTCATGACGCCACGGTAGACGGCACCACCGACAGGGCGGGCGGACACGGGCCTCACGCCCGAGGGCCGCCGCGCTCCGGCACGGCCACGGAATCCGCCGATCGGTCACATGCTCACCGGTGGCGGCCCGCCCTCCCCACCGGCCCCGATCCCCACCGGCCCCGCTCACCGAAGCGAACCGGACCGCCCGGCCCCCGCCCGGCAGAATCCCGGCTCAGCGCCCCAGCCGCAGCGCGACCTCCGTCGCCCAGTACGTCAGGATCATCCGCGCACCCGCCCGCCGGATGCCCGTCAGGCTCTCCATGATCGCCGCGTCCCGGTCGATCCAGCCCTTCTCGGCGGCGGCCTCGATCATCGCGTACTCGCCACTGATCTGGTACGCGGCGACCGGCACGTCCACCGCGTCCGCGACCTTCGCGAGGATGTCGAGGTACGGCCCGGCCGGCTTGACCATGACCATGTCGGCGCCCTCGGCGAGGTCCAGGGCCAGTTCGCGCAGCGACTCGCGGCTGTTCGCCGGGTCCTGCTGGTACGTCTTGCGGTCGCCCCTGAGCGACGAGCCGACCGCCTCGCGGAACGGGCCGTAGAAGGCGGAGGAGTACTTCGCGGTGTACGCGAGGACCGACACGTCCTCGTGGCCCGTCTGGTCCAGCGCGTCGCGGACCACGCCGACCTGGCCGTCCATCATGCCGCTCGGGCCGACCACATGGGCGCCCGCGTCGGCCTGCACCTGGGCCATCTCGGCGTACCGCTCCAGCGTGGCGTCGTTGTCGACGCGGCCGTCCTCGGTCAGGACACCGCAGTGGCCGTGGTCCGTGTACTCGTCCAGACAGAGGTCGGACATCACCACCAGATCGTCGCCGACCTCCTCGCGCACCGCCCGCAGCGCGACCTGGAGGATGCCGTCCGGGTCGGTGCCCGCCGTGCCCAGGGCGTCCTTCTTCTCGTCCAGCGGGACACCGAAGACCATCAGCCCGGAGACCCCGGCCGACACCGCGTCCACGGCTGCCTTCCGCAGGGTGTCCAGGGTGTGCTGCTGGACGCCGGGCATCGCCGAGATGCCGACGGGCGCGTCGATCCCCTCACGGACGAACGCGGGAAGGATCAGGTCCGCCGGGGAGAGGCGGGTCTCCGCGACCATCCGCCGCATCGCGGGCGTGGTCCGCAGCCGCCGGGGGCGGGCGCCGGGGAAGTTTCCGTACTCAGTCATCTCTTCAGTCGCCTCTTGGGTGGTCCGTAGCGGCACGAGCGTCGCCTCCCGCGTGGTCCGCGTTCAGCCGCACGATCGTCACGACTCGCGTGGGCCGTGGCGGCGCCACCGTCACGGCGAGGCCCGGCCGGTCCGTCGGGCCACCCCCGACGATAAACCCGGCCACGCGAACGCCTTACCGACACCCGGACCGGGAAACGAGAACCCGTGTACGGCGACGGGCGGCCCGGCCGCCGAAGCAGCCGGACCGCCCGTGATCACCTCGGTGACATCCGTCAGGTCGTCGTACGCCGTCTGCGCGCCCCCGGGCGCCGCTCGCTCGGCCGGGTGACCGGGTCACCGGCCTCCTTCGCGGCGTCCCTGCGCTGCGCGCCGAACGCGGCGAGCGCCTCGGCCAGCCTGTGCACCGACGGCTCCGGGGAGAGGACGTCGACGCGCAGCCCGTGCTCCTCGGCGGTCTTCGCCGTGGCGGGGCCGATGCACGCGATGACGGTCACGTTGTGCGGCTTGCCCGCGATGCCGACGAGGTTCCGTACCGTCGACGACGAGGTGAACAGCACCGCGTCGAACCCGCCGCCCTTGATCGCCTCCCGGGTCTCGGCGGGCGGCGGCGAGGCGCGGACCGTGCGGTACGCGGTGACGTCGTCGACCTCCCAGCCCAGCTCGATGAGCCCGGCGACCAGGGTCTCCGTGGCGATGTCGGCGCGCGGCAGGAACACCCGGTCGATCGGGTCGAAGACCGGGTCGTACGGCGGCCAGTCCTCCAGCAGCCCGGCGGCGGACTGCTCACCGGAGGGCACCAGATCCGGCTTCACACCGAAGTCGATCAGCGCGGCGGCGGTCTGCTCGCCGACCGCGGCGACCTTGATCCCGGCGAAGGCACGGGCGTCGAGCCCGTACTCCTCGAACTTCTCCCGGACCGCCTTGACCGCGTTGACACTCGTGAAGGCGATCCACTCGTACCGGCCCGTGACCAGGCCCTTGACCGCGCGCTCCATCTGCTGAGGGGTACGCGGCGGCTCGACGGCGATCGTCGGGACCTCGTGCGGCACGGCGCCGTACGAACGCAACTGGTCGGAGAGCGACGCCGCCTGCTCCTTCGTACGCGGCACGAGCACCTTCCAGCCGAACAGCGGCTTGGACTCGAACCACGCGAGCTGGTCGCGCTGGGCGGCGGAGCTGCGCTCACCGACCACGGCTATGACGGGCTGGTGCCCGTCCGGCGACGGGAGGACCTTGGCCTGCTTGAGGACCTGGGCGATCGTCCCGAGGGTCGCCGTCCAGGTGCGCTGGCGGGTCGTCGTACCACCGATGGTGACGGTGAGCGGGGTGTCGGGCTTACGGCCCGAGGAGACCAGCTCACCGGCCGCGGCGGCGACCGAGTCGAGCGTCGTCGAGACGACGGCGGTCGCGTCGCTCGCGCCGACCTCGGACCAACAGCGCTCGGAGGCGGTACGGGCGTCGACGAAACGCACATCGGCGCCCTGCGCGTCCCGCAGCGGCACACCGGCGTACGCGGGCACGCCCACGGCGTTCGCGACTCCGGGAACCACCTCGAAGGGGATGCCCTGAGCTGCGCACGCGAGCATCTCGGCGCCCGCGTCACCGTCCAGGCCCGGATCGCCCGAGACGGCACGTACCACCCGCCTGCCGCCCTTCGCTGCCTCCATGACAAGATTGGCGGCGTCCCTGAGAACGGGCACCCCGGCGGCTGTTGACAGATCGTCAACAACCGCCAGCTCAGGCGTGCTTACGCCTGCCCGCGCATGGCAGCGGACGACGTCGAGCACGTGCTGCTCGGCGACAAGGACGTCCGCGCTCGCCAGCGCCTCGACGGCGCGCAGGGTCAGCAGTCCCGGGTCGCCGGGACCGGCGCCGAGGAAGGTGACGTGCCCGTGTGCGGACGGGACAGGAAAGTCGGACGCGGCGTGGCCGGTGGGGCTCAAAGTGCTCGCTCCCCCATAAGACCGGCCGCACCCTTGGCAAGCATCTCGTCCGCGAGTTCGCGACCGAGCGCCGCCGCGTCGTCGTGCGACGTGGGAACGGGACCGGTGGTGGACATCTGCACCAGCGAGGCACCGTCGGTGGACCCGACGACTCCGCGCAGGCGCAGTTCATTGACAGCCTGCCCGTCGGCCTGCAGGTCGGCCAGCGCACCCACGGGTGCGGAGCAGCCGGCCTCCAGGGCGGCGAGCAGGGCACGCTCGGCGGTCACGGCGGCCCGGGTGTGCGGGTCGTCGAGCGCGGCGAGCGCGGTGGCGAGGTCGGCGCTGGACGCAGCGCACTCGATCGCCAGTGCTCCCTGACCGGGAGCGGGCAGCACGGTGTCCACCGACAGGAAATCGGTCACCTCACCGAGCCGGCCCAGGCGGCTGAGCCCGGCCGCGGCGAGAACCACCGCGTCCAGCTCGCCGCTTCGTACAAAACCGATGCGCGTATCGACGTTGCCCCGGATCGGGACCGTCTCGATGTCGAGACCGCGGCCCCGCGCGTACGCGTTGAGCTGCGCCATCCGGCGCGGCGAACCGGTGCCGACGCGGGCGCCGGACGGCAGCCCCTCCAGGGTCAGCCCGTCCCGTGCGACCAGCACGTCACGCGGGTCCTCGCGGCGCGGCACGGCGGCCAGCAGCAGGCTCTCGGGCTGTGTGGTCGGCAGGTCCTTGAGCGAGTGGACGGCGAAGTCCACCTCGCCGCGCAGCAGCGCCTCGCGCAGCGCGGCGACGAACACGCCGGTCCCGCCGATCTGCGCCAGGTGCTCCCGGGAGACGTCGCCGTACGTGGTGATCTCGACGAGCTCGACGGCGCGCCCGGTCACCTCGCCGACCGCGTCGGCGACGAGCCCGGACTGTGCCATGGCGAGTTTGCTGCGCCGGGTGCCCAGCCGGAGCGGACGTCGGTCGCCGGAAGCGGTGGCCCCCACGCCCAGGGGTGAGTTGTCGGTCATGACCGCCCTCTATTCGGGTCGTTCAGGTCTGCCCGGGAGACGGCGGCCACCGTCTGCGGGTCCAGGTCGAAGAGTTCACGCAGAGCGTCGGCGTACCCGGCGCCGCCGGGCTCGCTGGCGAGCTGCTTGACCCGCACGGTGGGCGCGTGCAGGAGCTTGTCGACGACGCGGCGCACGGTCTGCGAGATCTCGGCGCGCTGCTTCTCGTCCAGGTCGGGGAGTCGTCCGTCGAGCCGCGCGATCTCGCCGGCCACCACACCGGCGGCCATGGTGCGCAGGGCGACGACGGTCGGGGTGATGTGGGCGGCGCGCTGGGCGGCGCCGAAGGCGTCGACCTCGTCGGCGACGA from the Streptomyces sp. AM 4-1-1 genome contains:
- a CDS encoding MFS transporter; this translates as MLAVGLLAAAFNLRIGVASIGPVLSDIQADLGLSEVVVSLLTTIPVVAFGAFAFVTPALSRRLGLHRLLGAAMIALAAGIALRLLPSLAGLFIGTVIVGASIAIANVIMPAAIKRDFSHRVGLMMGLYSTALSAGAALASGATVPLLSLVGGGWRPTLALWAVLALVAFLVLVPQLRHTPVRDPRTHVVADAPSDVGEPSVRALTRDPVAIAVTALMGLQSMSFYAALTWVPTLFQDAGMDAHSAGWMLSYSAFLGIAASLVTPAIAKRTRPAWLPVAVAVVLTGAAFVGLAAAPLPGAYVWMTMLGLGQGASLSLSLTYIVWRSPDARHTGHVSMMAQGFGYLLAGLGPVGLGALHTATQGWGVPLMALIGLLVLQMWAGALASRERHVLAGHR
- a CDS encoding helix-turn-helix transcriptional regulator, giving the protein MPENRHESMRLGHVFREHVLLLGHDERTPEHTHTRGHLVYPATGVLSLVTPGGSWIAPSNRVVWIPANFEHRHRAHGRTDMRIVFMAPSLAALLPEHPAVLVMTPLAREAILSLTGSERRPPGARSRLRRVIIDDITTAPEQPLHLPEPHDDRLRAVVALVKEGMSTPLTLSHLGHRVGASERTLSRLFQQETGMSFPQWRTQLRVHHALLLLTAEVSVTNTAIACGWANPSAFIDAFTTLVGQTPGQYQRSLREDAKTARPGDNLPTGPTGLRGTPQAPCPET
- a CDS encoding VOC family protein, encoding MACRISELVLGCRDPEVLARFWCEVLDFVVLDREDDGTLEIGPRGGFGGPQPTIILSRRDEPEPGKSRLHIDVNATDRDQGAELERLLKLGARPADIGQTGEEQWHVLTDPEGNVFCLLKARLNPL
- a CDS encoding maleylpyruvate isomerase family mycothiol-dependent enzyme, which translates into the protein MTNLSYGRHCAEIVAQTGLLASRVEDADLTLPVPSCPGWNVGQLLRHLGGAQRWAEEIARTRATQPPPDDHFRDLSAYTDEDPALLGPWLTEGAERLADTLSAAGPDAEVWSPVPGGTTAFLARRFTHETVIHRADAFLALGAEFTVAEEVALDALDEWMELGSLPVMLDIRSGLRELLGPGRTVHLHATDTAPEAAAEWLVDLTGDTITWRRAHEKAAVAVRGPLTDLLLAVYRRRPVRGEGVEVLGDERLLDSWLEQVGFG
- the hemB gene encoding porphobilinogen synthase, with amino-acid sequence MTEYGNFPGARPRRLRTTPAMRRMVAETRLSPADLILPAFVREGIDAPVGISAMPGVQQHTLDTLRKAAVDAVSAGVSGLMVFGVPLDEKKDALGTAGTDPDGILQVALRAVREEVGDDLVVMSDLCLDEYTDHGHCGVLTEDGRVDNDATLERYAEMAQVQADAGAHVVGPSGMMDGQVGVVRDALDQTGHEDVSVLAYTAKYSSAFYGPFREAVGSSLRGDRKTYQQDPANSRESLRELALDLAEGADMVMVKPAGPYLDILAKVADAVDVPVAAYQISGEYAMIEAAAEKGWIDRDAAIMESLTGIRRAGARMILTYWATEVALRLGR
- a CDS encoding bifunctional uroporphyrinogen-III C-methyltransferase/uroporphyrinogen-III synthase: MSPTGHAASDFPVPSAHGHVTFLGAGPGDPGLLTLRAVEALASADVLVAEQHVLDVVRCHARAGVSTPELAVVDDLSTAAGVPVLRDAANLVMEAAKGGRRVVRAVSGDPGLDGDAGAEMLACAAQGIPFEVVPGVANAVGVPAYAGVPLRDAQGADVRFVDARTASERCWSEVGASDATAVVSTTLDSVAAAAGELVSSGRKPDTPLTVTIGGTTTRQRTWTATLGTIAQVLKQAKVLPSPDGHQPVIAVVGERSSAAQRDQLAWFESKPLFGWKVLVPRTKEQAASLSDQLRSYGAVPHEVPTIAVEPPRTPQQMERAVKGLVTGRYEWIAFTSVNAVKAVREKFEEYGLDARAFAGIKVAAVGEQTAAALIDFGVKPDLVPSGEQSAAGLLEDWPPYDPVFDPIDRVFLPRADIATETLVAGLIELGWEVDDVTAYRTVRASPPPAETREAIKGGGFDAVLFTSSSTVRNLVGIAGKPHNVTVIACIGPATAKTAEEHGLRVDVLSPEPSVHRLAEALAAFGAQRRDAAKEAGDPVTRPSERRPGARRRRTTT
- the hemC gene encoding hydroxymethylbilane synthase, yielding MTDNSPLGVGATASGDRRPLRLGTRRSKLAMAQSGLVADAVGEVTGRAVELVEITTYGDVSREHLAQIGGTGVFVAALREALLRGEVDFAVHSLKDLPTTQPESLLLAAVPRREDPRDVLVARDGLTLEGLPSGARVGTGSPRRMAQLNAYARGRGLDIETVPIRGNVDTRIGFVRSGELDAVVLAAAGLSRLGRLGEVTDFLSVDTVLPAPGQGALAIECAASSADLATALAALDDPHTRAAVTAERALLAALEAGCSAPVGALADLQADGQAVNELRLRGVVGSTDGASLVQMSTTGPVPTSHDDAAALGRELADEMLAKGAAGLMGERAL